TGTGTTGAACGATGGTGTTTTGACGGCGAGGTTGATGATTGGCTGGTGGGTCATTGGGTCGATTCCGTTCCTCTTGAGTCTCTTTTTTAGACAAGAGTTCCAATGGTTCTTAATGTCGTTGTCTGATCGACCCGGCATATACTGCGCTATGACTGCCCACCTACAACAGATATTTGTAgttgaatataaattttatttaacaaaaaagtaTTAGGAATATATAATGTAACCTACTAATCATTTTGCATATAATTTACAGTAATTCTGCTATATTATTTCACAGACTTACCCGGATGTagatatatttaaatgtatctataaaaaccaaaaaatttaaatcttagtttacaatagtttttttttttgtctaatagTTTACAATAGTTTGAACACTTTACGATTGctaaaatgaataattaaatatttaaataatatgatGTAAGAACATGCTATTGGATCAAATTTGTATTATTCCTCGTAATGTTTTTCAGAAGTGTTAAcaatatattcataaataaTATTGCTTCTCGCGACATTTAGTTTTTACAAATTGGTGCCTCCTTGCCAGTGTAGGGTTTGAACTGAAGCACTGCCCTAAAAACACAGCTGATGCCCGTACCACCAGTtccctaatatatatatatatatatatatatatacagtttatacatatactctatatatataatatgcacATGAAATTGTGAATTTGACAAATCTGTAATATATTTGACTATTTAGGGAATATTTGTTGATGAGTACCTGTTCCCGAAAACCGAATGGAAATTGACAATATCTTGTTCTTCGCGAGGAGTTAATTTGCCTTTCTTGACCTCAGGCCTTAGATAGTTAAACCACCTTAATCTGCAGCTCTTTCCACATCTCAGCAAGCCTTGATAGATCAAAAATATAAGATTAATTAGTACTGGAACGTTCACGAATcacaatatttacaaaaattacCCAATGATTAAAGAAACTATAAGCGATGATTGAAAGAAATTGATTAAATGtatccttaattagaagcttaTTTAACGTTTTATATTCGACGTTACTTTTAATCTCGTATAGAGATCATATTTTGCTGCAGTTGTCAGTGATTTACTTAAAAGGTATTGAAATTTCCCTTTTCTATCTGAAAATAAAGGTTTGTCAGTTAGAAAGCCTTTTAAATTATGAGGAAGATCAAGTTTtgttaagaaaataacaaacaTAATTATGAGGAATTTCTTCCAATAGTACTAAATcatgtttttgttaaaaaaaaataccataaacggaaaaattcaaaatagtattcattaaatatttacaaaaatatttatatatttaaatttagggttattgattagagtttatgttttagtatttagaaggtgagattatagtttagggttttgtATGTTAGataatttagtatttttattgattaataaatGCTATTTTGATTAAGAATTGAACTACCAGTTCTGTGAGGGACAAAACGCCAGTCACCGATGCCGTATTCGTCGATATAGGCGACGAGTTTCTGGTCTTCCTCTTCCGACCATTTTCCTCTCTTTGTCCCGTCTGCTTCGAACCACGTCGCTCCCCCCATAGTTTCTCTCAGCCCGGCCTACTACAATATCACCACGTCTTAAGATAGGAGAAGATCATCAGCCAGGATAGTTTTAGATGGTGTCTTCAATGAGTATGTCTAGTATGTATAGTCTATTAATAgccctctctttttttttttggttttatataattatattctttgATATTTTACGAATGATACTTTTTAAACAGTAAAGGACCTAAAGGTAATTTTCAATGTAGACATTTCTATTAGTTTTTTTACTAAAACCATTTACCTGTGCTCAAGTCCTACCAAAATTTAGTGTAAAAATTCAATTGTTCAAGGATTTACGAATCTTAACTCTCATACTCCCTTCGTCTTATATTAAGTGATGTTTTAAGGAATTTTTGTGTCTTTTAatgatgttttcaatttttaatacaaaactattattttatttgtgttctgcatattttttattgttggcTAAGTTTTAATAGatgataaataattttcatttttataatcaCTAATAGTAATGCAAAGGGTAATATGAACATATTCACTTAACAATACATATACAAAAGTTAATATAATTTACGCGGTTGTCTAATCGCTTAGTGGCAGAGTTGCGTGGTGTA
The window above is part of the Brassica napus cultivar Da-Ae chromosome C8, Da-Ae, whole genome shotgun sequence genome. Proteins encoded here:
- the LOC125591150 gene encoding transcription factor MYB122-like, whose translation is MGGATWFEADGTKRGKWSEEEDQKLVAYIDEYGIGDWRFVPHRTGLLRCGKSCRLRWFNYLRPEVKKGKLTPREEQDIVNFHSVFGNRWAVIAQYMPGRSDNDIKNHWNSCLKKRLKRNGIDPMTHQPIINLAVKTPSFNTDCGSSSSLTASPSSSSSSLSGSARLLNKIATSISSRQQGVERIKDIMSDPRITCINGQAKELEESKKDHGKILASSDDQEDDFLMWDEEKVRRFMEEIGVMDLETNGVY